The Azospirillum brasilense genome window below encodes:
- the metC gene encoding cystathionine beta-lyase, with the protein MKDARKDTILGHAGRSPRENHGIVNPPVYHCSTVLFPTLEELEASDRTPFDSINYGRVGTPTTMAFEQAVAELEGAYRAVNTGSGLNAIATAFFAFTKTGDHVLITDSAYGPTRRFANDTLVPYGVEVEYFDPTIGTGITALLKPNTSVVFLESPGSLTFEVQDVPAIAAAAKTVGATVMIDNTWATPLFFQPLRHGVDVSIHSATKYIVGHADAMLGVISCANEAQWLAVKKAATRTGTCAGPDDIYLGLRGLRTLSVRLKQHEASALALAEWLSKQPEVTRILHPAFPECPGHELWKRDIGRSSGLFSVVMNAVPKPALSAMLNSLELFGLGYSWGGFESLILPARPAAIRTATRWTDPGTMLRLHAGLEDVDDLIRDLDGAFTRLRAAL; encoded by the coding sequence ATGAAAGACGCACGAAAAGATACGATCCTCGGACACGCCGGGCGCAGCCCGCGCGAGAATCACGGAATCGTGAATCCGCCGGTCTACCATTGCTCGACGGTGCTCTTCCCGACGCTGGAGGAACTGGAGGCGAGCGACCGCACCCCCTTCGACAGCATCAACTACGGGCGCGTCGGGACTCCGACCACGATGGCCTTCGAGCAGGCGGTGGCGGAGCTTGAGGGCGCCTATCGTGCGGTCAACACCGGCTCGGGCCTGAACGCCATCGCAACGGCGTTCTTCGCCTTCACCAAGACGGGCGACCATGTCCTGATCACCGACAGCGCCTACGGTCCGACCCGCCGATTCGCCAACGACACGCTGGTCCCCTACGGCGTGGAGGTCGAGTATTTCGATCCCACCATCGGCACGGGCATCACAGCGTTGCTGAAGCCGAACACCAGCGTGGTGTTCCTCGAATCGCCGGGCTCCCTGACCTTCGAGGTACAGGACGTTCCGGCCATTGCCGCCGCGGCCAAGACAGTGGGCGCCACGGTGATGATCGACAACACCTGGGCCACCCCCCTCTTCTTCCAGCCGCTGCGGCATGGGGTGGACGTGTCGATCCACTCGGCCACCAAGTACATCGTCGGCCACGCCGACGCGATGCTGGGCGTGATCTCCTGCGCCAACGAGGCGCAATGGCTGGCCGTGAAAAAGGCCGCCACGCGGACGGGCACCTGCGCCGGCCCGGACGACATCTATCTGGGGCTGCGCGGCCTGCGCACCTTGTCCGTCCGTTTGAAGCAGCACGAGGCAAGCGCGCTCGCCCTGGCCGAGTGGCTGTCGAAGCAACCCGAGGTCACGCGCATCCTGCATCCGGCCTTCCCGGAGTGCCCGGGCCACGAGCTGTGGAAGCGCGACATTGGTCGCTCATCCGGCCTGTTCTCCGTCGTCATGAACGCGGTGCCGAAGCCGGCCCTGTCGGCCATGCTGAATTCCCTGGAGCTGTTTGGGCTGGGTTACAGCTGGGGCGGGTTCGAGAGCCTGATCCTGCCGGCGCGCCCCGCCGCCATTCGCACGGCGACCCGCTGGACCGATCCCGGCACCATGCTGCGCCTGCACGCCGGTCTGGAGGATGTGGACGATCTCATCCGCGACCTGGATGGAGCCTTCACCCGCCTGAGGGCCGCCCTGTAA
- a CDS encoding amino acid ABC transporter substrate-binding protein produces the protein MKSGILAAAAAAVVFGAVTGAQAGPTLDAVKGRGFVQCGVNAGLPGFGNPDSSGNWTGLDVDYCRAVAVALFNDPNKVKFTPLSAQQRFPAIQSGEVDLLSRNTTVTLTRDTSVGLNFAPVTYYDGQGFMVNKKLGVKSAKELNGATVCVQAGTTTELNLADYFRTNNMSYNPVVIESNDEVNAAYFAGRCDVLTTDASGLAGTRAGVAPVPDDHIILPEIISKEPLAPAVRHGDDQWFDVVKWTVYATIQAEEMGITSKNVDEFVNSKNPEIQRILGTSPGMGKALGLDEKWAYNIIKTMGNYGEIFERNVGMKTPLKLERGLNALWTNGGLQYAMPIR, from the coding sequence ATGAAATCGGGAATCCTCGCCGCTGCTGCCGCGGCCGTGGTGTTCGGCGCCGTCACCGGCGCCCAGGCCGGTCCGACGCTGGACGCCGTCAAGGGCCGCGGCTTCGTCCAGTGCGGCGTGAACGCCGGCCTTCCAGGCTTCGGCAACCCCGACAGCTCGGGCAACTGGACCGGTCTCGATGTCGATTATTGCCGCGCGGTCGCGGTTGCGCTGTTCAACGACCCGAACAAGGTCAAGTTCACCCCGCTGTCGGCCCAGCAGCGCTTCCCCGCCATCCAGTCGGGCGAGGTCGATCTGCTGTCGCGCAACACCACCGTCACGCTGACCCGCGACACCTCGGTCGGCCTGAACTTCGCCCCGGTCACCTATTATGACGGCCAGGGCTTCATGGTGAACAAGAAGCTCGGCGTGAAGAGCGCCAAGGAGCTGAACGGTGCCACCGTCTGCGTCCAGGCCGGCACCACCACCGAATTGAACCTCGCGGACTATTTCCGCACCAACAACATGTCCTACAACCCGGTCGTCATCGAGTCGAACGACGAGGTGAACGCTGCCTACTTCGCCGGCCGCTGCGACGTGCTGACGACGGACGCCTCCGGCCTGGCCGGCACCCGCGCCGGCGTGGCCCCGGTTCCGGACGACCACATCATCCTCCCGGAGATCATCTCCAAAGAGCCGCTGGCCCCCGCCGTCCGCCACGGTGACGACCAGTGGTTCGATGTGGTGAAGTGGACCGTCTACGCCACCATCCAGGCCGAAGAGATGGGCATCACGTCCAAGAACGTCGACGAGTTCGTGAACAGCAAGAACCCGGAGATCCAGCGCATCCTCGGCACCTCGCCGGGCATGGGCAAGGCGCTGGGGCTGGACGAGAAGTGGGCCTACAACATCATCAAGACCATGGGCAACTATGGTGAGATCTTCGAGCGCAACGTCGGCATGAAGACCCCGCTGAAGCTGGAGCGCGGCCTGAACGCGCTGTGGACCAACGGCGGTCTGCAGTACGCGATGCCGATCCGCTAA
- a CDS encoding ETC complex I subunit produces the protein MKVRIYQPSKAATQSGRAKTHRWLLEYEIETPRRPEPLMGWISSGDTLNQVRIGFETSEEAVAFAQRKGWDYTVQDAPVRRVRPRNYADNFRMDRPRF, from the coding sequence ATGAAGGTCCGGATCTACCAGCCGAGCAAAGCGGCCACTCAGTCCGGGCGTGCCAAGACGCATCGTTGGTTGCTCGAGTACGAAATCGAAACCCCGCGCCGTCCGGAGCCGCTGATGGGCTGGATCAGCTCCGGCGACACGCTAAACCAGGTGCGCATCGGTTTCGAGACGTCGGAGGAGGCGGTTGCCTTCGCCCAGCGCAAGGGCTGGGACTACACGGTCCAGGACGCGCCGGTGCGCCGCGTCCGTCCGCGCAACTACGCCGACAACTTCCGTATGGACCGTCCGCGATTCTGA
- a CDS encoding DUF1194 domain-containing protein: protein MDGAWRLAGVAVAVLVAGGMEARALADTPVDLELVLAVDVSGSVDAEEGRLQREGYVAALTDPKIQAAIRGGPYGRIAVTYVEWAGDSFQRITVPWTLLSDPGSVEAFASSVAESPALSAQWTSISAAIDFSARLFNDNGFEGTRRVIDVSGDGVNNRGRPVQWARDEAVAAGITINGLPILNDRPNPWGGAAPTNLDGYYEEHVIGGPGAFLVPAVSFEAFADAILSKLLLEISGLTPDHGTGGRTGLASR, encoded by the coding sequence ATGGACGGTGCGTGGCGTCTGGCGGGGGTGGCCGTCGCGGTTCTCGTGGCCGGTGGAATGGAGGCGCGGGCCCTGGCCGATACGCCGGTCGATCTGGAACTGGTGCTGGCCGTGGACGTGTCCGGCAGCGTGGACGCGGAGGAAGGCCGCCTCCAGCGCGAAGGTTATGTCGCCGCCCTCACCGACCCGAAGATCCAGGCGGCGATCCGCGGCGGTCCCTACGGGCGCATCGCCGTCACCTACGTGGAATGGGCCGGCGACAGCTTTCAGCGCATCACCGTACCTTGGACCCTGCTGAGCGACCCGGGCAGCGTCGAGGCCTTCGCCTCGTCCGTGGCCGAATCGCCGGCCCTCAGCGCGCAGTGGACCTCAATCAGCGCGGCCATCGACTTCAGCGCCCGTCTGTTCAACGACAACGGCTTCGAGGGGACGCGGCGGGTGATCGATGTGTCGGGCGACGGGGTCAACAACCGCGGCCGCCCCGTGCAATGGGCGCGCGACGAGGCGGTGGCCGCCGGGATCACCATCAACGGCCTGCCGATCCTCAACGACCGTCCCAATCCCTGGGGCGGGGCGGCGCCGACGAACCTTGATGGCTATTACGAGGAGCATGTGATCGGCGGCCCCGGCGCCTTCCTGGTGCCCGCGGTCAGCTTCGAAGCCTTCGCAGACGCCATCCTGAGCAAGCTGCTTCTGGAAATCTCCGGCCTCACTCCCGATCACGGCACGGGCGGGCGCACCGGCCTCGCCAGCCGTTAG
- a CDS encoding DUF6460 domain-containing protein, producing the protein MGWVVRTLLLCFVVGLVLSFLDINPASILTNSWATIQDIARLAADMFHWALPYILIGAVIVVPLSVIGAVMRWTRTRHRP; encoded by the coding sequence GTGGGTTGGGTCGTCAGAACGCTTCTGCTGTGCTTCGTGGTCGGATTGGTTCTGTCCTTTCTGGACATCAATCCGGCCAGCATCCTGACCAACAGCTGGGCCACCATCCAGGACATCGCCCGGCTCGCCGCGGACATGTTCCATTGGGCGCTGCCCTATATCCTGATCGGAGCGGTGATCGTCGTTCCGCTGTCCGTCATCGGAGCGGTCATGCGCTGGACCCGCACGCGGCACCGCCCGTAA
- the hisI gene encoding phosphoribosyl-AMP cyclohydrolase, which yields MTDATAPGASIEPSFDDVIAAIAFNADGLVPAIAQAEGSGEILMMAWMNREAVLETLRTGRVCYWSRSRKGLWRKGETSGQMQRLKDFRVDCDGDTLLVIVEQDGVACHTGRRSCFYRALRDGKLAIIQDVETDPSVLYGHTHK from the coding sequence ATGACGGACGCCACCGCGCCCGGGGCCTCGATCGAGCCCTCGTTCGATGACGTGATCGCCGCCATCGCCTTCAACGCCGACGGGCTGGTCCCGGCCATCGCCCAGGCGGAAGGAAGCGGCGAGATCCTGATGATGGCCTGGATGAACCGCGAGGCCGTGCTGGAAACGCTGCGCACGGGGCGCGTCTGCTATTGGTCGCGGTCCCGCAAGGGGTTGTGGCGCAAGGGCGAAACCTCCGGCCAGATGCAGCGGCTGAAGGATTTCCGCGTCGATTGCGACGGCGACACCCTGCTGGTGATCGTGGAACAGGACGGCGTGGCCTGCCACACCGGACGGCGCAGCTGCTTCTACCGCGCGCTGCGTGATGGGAAGCTCGCCATCATTCAAGACGTTGAAACCGATCCTTCGGTTCTCTATGGACACACGCATAAGTAA
- a CDS encoding universal stress protein, with product MPIKTILLHMSNDDRHTQRLEVAVGLAKRFSAFVEVLFVATPVSMPPAVTGRAASYAYIAEATAIAHEKAGQIEQEVRSALKDCSYSWTVDEGDHVELLAARAAYADLAIVSQSHGDDLGDRVMLQVPDRLPLTSSCPTLVLPFNFPPRTEIGRHVVVAWKNTREAGRAVRNALPFLTAAEQVTVVTIDPPGHALDGGRDLMIWLERHGVRSRHQASIFQGGDVGEIILDSHRSLGGDLLVMGAYGHSRLREMVLGGATRTVLSSLTTPVLMSH from the coding sequence ATGCCGATCAAGACGATCCTGCTGCACATGTCGAACGACGACCGCCACACCCAGCGGCTTGAGGTCGCGGTCGGTCTCGCAAAGCGCTTCTCCGCTTTTGTCGAGGTGCTGTTCGTGGCCACGCCGGTGTCGATGCCCCCAGCGGTGACCGGACGCGCCGCCTCCTACGCCTACATCGCCGAGGCCACGGCCATCGCCCACGAGAAGGCCGGACAGATCGAACAGGAAGTCCGGTCGGCGCTGAAGGACTGCTCCTATTCCTGGACGGTCGACGAAGGGGACCATGTGGAGCTGCTGGCCGCCCGTGCGGCCTATGCCGACCTCGCCATCGTGAGCCAGAGCCACGGCGACGACCTCGGTGATCGGGTGATGCTCCAGGTGCCGGACCGCCTTCCGTTGACCAGCTCCTGCCCGACCCTGGTGCTTCCCTTCAACTTCCCGCCCAGGACGGAGATCGGCCGCCATGTGGTGGTGGCCTGGAAGAACACGCGGGAAGCCGGGCGCGCCGTGCGCAACGCCCTGCCCTTCCTCACGGCTGCGGAACAGGTCACAGTGGTTACCATCGACCCGCCGGGCCATGCGTTGGACGGCGGCCGCGATCTGATGATCTGGCTGGAGCGCCACGGTGTTCGCAGCCGGCACCAAGCCAGCATTTTCCAGGGCGGCGATGTCGGGGAGATCATTCTGGACAGTCATCGCAGCCTGGGCGGCGATCTGCTGGTGATGGGGGCCTACGGCCATTCCCGTCTGCGCGAGATGGTGCTGGGCGGGGCGACGCGCACGGTGTTGTCGAGCCTCACCACCCCGGTCCTGATGTCCCATTGA
- a CDS encoding amino acid ABC transporter permease, with the protein MASETRDTARPSAPGGVSFSLSDPTVRAVFYQVLVVGIVIAVGWFLIHNTLDNLSKRSIATGFGFLDREASFGIGESLIDYHPRDSYGRAFLVGVLNTLKVSIIGVVLATVLGTLIGVARLSSNWLIAKLASTYVEIVRNIPPLLQLFFWYALVSESMPPVRQALNPIPGVFLSQRGLFVPVPSADPVWGTMGFALAIAVIGVIFLRRWAKARQERTGQPFPIGTASLGLLIGLPLIAYIAGGAPTALDVPKLQGFNFVGGVVLTPEFFAILVGLVVYTAAFIAEVVRSGILAVNWGQTEAARALGIDSGKTLRLVVLPQALRVIVPPLTSQYLNLTKNSSLALAIGYPDLVSIANTTLNQTGQAIEGVAMIMGTYLVISLGISIFMNWYNKRIALVER; encoded by the coding sequence GTGGCCAGCGAGACCCGGGACACCGCGCGCCCAAGCGCGCCTGGCGGTGTTTCATTTTCCCTCAGCGACCCGACGGTCCGTGCCGTGTTCTACCAGGTTCTGGTGGTCGGCATCGTCATCGCGGTCGGCTGGTTCCTTATCCACAACACGCTCGACAACCTGTCGAAGCGGTCCATCGCGACGGGATTCGGATTCCTGGACCGCGAGGCCTCCTTCGGCATCGGTGAGAGCCTGATCGACTACCACCCGCGGGACAGCTACGGCCGGGCCTTCCTGGTCGGCGTGCTGAACACGCTGAAGGTGTCGATCATCGGCGTCGTCCTGGCGACCGTGCTGGGCACGCTGATCGGCGTCGCCCGCCTGTCGAGCAATTGGCTGATCGCCAAGCTGGCCTCCACCTACGTGGAGATCGTCCGCAACATTCCGCCGCTGCTCCAGCTCTTCTTCTGGTACGCGCTGGTCTCGGAAAGCATGCCGCCGGTGCGGCAGGCGCTGAACCCGATACCCGGCGTGTTCCTGTCGCAGCGCGGCCTGTTCGTGCCGGTGCCCTCCGCCGACCCGGTGTGGGGCACGATGGGCTTCGCGCTCGCCATCGCGGTGATCGGCGTGATCTTCCTGCGGCGCTGGGCCAAGGCCCGGCAGGAGCGGACGGGCCAGCCCTTCCCGATCGGAACGGCGAGCCTCGGTCTGCTGATCGGCTTGCCGCTGATCGCCTACATCGCCGGCGGTGCGCCGACGGCGCTGGACGTGCCGAAGCTGCAGGGCTTCAACTTCGTCGGCGGCGTGGTCCTTACTCCGGAGTTCTTCGCGATTCTGGTCGGTCTGGTCGTCTACACAGCGGCCTTCATCGCCGAGGTGGTGCGCAGCGGCATCCTGGCGGTCAATTGGGGCCAGACGGAAGCCGCAAGGGCGCTCGGCATCGACAGCGGCAAGACGCTCCGGCTCGTCGTGCTGCCGCAGGCGCTGCGGGTGATCGTGCCGCCGCTGACCAGCCAGTATCTGAACCTGACCAAGAACAGCTCCCTGGCGCTCGCCATCGGCTACCCGGATCTGGTGTCGATCGCCAACACGACGCTGAACCAGACCGGTCAGGCGATCGAGGGCGTGGCGATGATCATGGGCACCTATCTGGTCATCAGCCTGGGCATCTCGATCTTCATGAACTGGTACAACAAGCGCATCGCGCTGGTGGAGCGCTGA
- a CDS encoding DUF192 domain-containing protein — MIGRAVRGLMGALLMGAAILLSALPATALESFARSSLTVETASGGKYRFDVELAETPAQQAQGLMFRETMAADAGMLFTYDRPQPASFWMKNTLIPLDMIFIGADGRIVNIHANAVPRSLDAVNSAGPVKGILEINGGMSARLGIRPGDRVVHSAFGTAK, encoded by the coding sequence ATGATCGGACGGGCTGTGCGTGGCCTCATGGGTGCGCTTCTGATGGGGGCCGCGATTCTGCTGTCGGCCCTGCCGGCGACGGCGCTGGAGAGCTTCGCGCGCTCCTCCCTGACCGTCGAGACGGCGAGCGGCGGCAAATACCGCTTCGATGTGGAACTGGCGGAAACCCCGGCGCAGCAGGCGCAGGGGCTGATGTTCCGTGAGACGATGGCCGCCGACGCCGGCATGCTGTTTACCTACGACCGCCCGCAGCCGGCCAGCTTCTGGATGAAGAACACGCTGATCCCGCTCGACATGATCTTCATCGGTGCCGACGGCCGCATCGTGAACATCCACGCCAACGCCGTGCCGCGGTCGCTGGACGCGGTGAACTCCGCCGGTCCGGTGAAGGGCATTTTGGAAATCAACGGCGGCATGAGTGCCCGTCTGGGCATCCGTCCGGGCGACCGCGTGGTGCATTCGGCCTTCGGCACCGCGAAGTGA
- a CDS encoding acetoin utilization protein AcuC, which yields MPIDFPNELPPAFPARPLFLGSEIYRGSSYGAKHPLAIPRVSTAIDLSRAMGWLPDAVYRDSPLATPEELARFHAPDYIAALHRAESDQRVDAATGERFNLGRLENPVFPEMYRRPAISTGAAILAGRLLAEVPAGIVYSPASGTHHARAGRASGFCYLNAPVLGILALLDSGIERVLYVDLDAHHGDGVEDAFADDDRVLTLSVHEDGRWPFTGKAGDRPGALAVNLPVPPEFNDTEMDYLLETVILPVGRAFRPQALVIQTGADALAEDPLSRLELSNGVLWRAVGALMGLAPRLMVVGGGGYNPWSVGRCWAGIWAVLNGIDPAVPPTPQAESVLRALSWSRAAGRNPPEHWFTTLADASRPGPLRDEVRRVAAAAITKMVRTG from the coding sequence ATGCCGATCGATTTTCCGAACGAACTTCCGCCAGCGTTTCCCGCCCGCCCGCTGTTTCTCGGCAGCGAGATCTACCGGGGCTCCAGCTACGGCGCGAAGCACCCGCTGGCCATCCCGCGGGTGTCCACCGCCATCGACCTCAGCCGTGCCATGGGTTGGCTGCCCGATGCGGTCTACCGCGACAGCCCGCTGGCGACACCGGAGGAGCTTGCCCGCTTCCACGCCCCGGACTACATCGCCGCCCTGCACCGGGCCGAGTCCGACCAGCGCGTGGATGCCGCGACGGGAGAGCGCTTCAACCTCGGCCGGCTGGAAAATCCCGTCTTTCCGGAGATGTACCGCCGCCCCGCCATCAGCACCGGTGCCGCCATCCTGGCCGGGCGCCTGCTGGCGGAGGTGCCCGCCGGCATCGTCTACAGCCCGGCGAGCGGCACCCACCACGCCCGCGCGGGACGGGCCAGCGGTTTCTGCTACCTCAACGCCCCGGTGCTGGGCATCCTGGCCCTGCTCGATTCCGGGATCGAACGGGTGCTCTACGTGGACCTCGACGCCCACCATGGTGACGGGGTAGAGGACGCCTTTGCCGACGACGACCGTGTGCTGACGCTGTCGGTCCATGAGGATGGACGTTGGCCCTTCACCGGCAAAGCGGGGGATCGGCCCGGCGCGCTGGCCGTCAACCTGCCGGTCCCGCCGGAGTTCAACGACACGGAGATGGACTACCTTCTGGAGACGGTGATCCTGCCTGTGGGCCGGGCGTTCCGTCCCCAGGCGCTGGTCATCCAGACCGGGGCCGACGCGCTCGCCGAAGACCCGCTGAGCCGGTTGGAGCTGTCGAACGGCGTGCTGTGGCGGGCGGTGGGGGCGTTGATGGGGCTGGCGCCGCGCCTGATGGTGGTCGGAGGCGGCGGCTACAACCCCTGGTCCGTCGGGCGCTGCTGGGCCGGGATCTGGGCGGTGCTGAACGGCATTGACCCGGCGGTGCCGCCGACGCCGCAGGCGGAGAGCGTGCTGCGTGCGCTGTCCTGGTCGCGCGCAGCCGGACGCAACCCGCCGGAGCATTGGTTCACCACTCTTGCCGACGCGTCGCGTCCCGGCCCGCTGCGCGACGAGGTGCGTCGCGTTGCCGCTGCGGCAATCACGAAGATGGTCCGCACTGGATAA